TTCATTCAAACCATATTATCTTTACAAGTTACATTTCTTATCTGGTTTGTTCACCAAGCTTAAGAAAAATAAAAAGTCACTAGAATTGTCTAAAACACATccaccccccctctgtgttgtattcattacctaacaagcaTGAACAAAGATTGATTGCTTGAGGTAAGTTTTTGTTCGTTGACGTCATTGGGAGCTTTAATCAGTTGTTTAGACTGGCCGGTGGTTGAGAAATCAGTGGTGTGAAGTCACCAGAAAACATGAGAGTTTAAGCTGTTgtgaatatttgttggttatggTGGTTATTAGTGGTGGTTGTGTACTGATAGTGGTGATTAATGAAGATGTTTAAGTGATTATGTTGGTACAATAATCGAATTTGGTCACCATGATCGAATCTGCTGGGCAAAAATGGTTGATTGCCGGCGGTGATTTTTCATTTTCTCATGGTGATTTTTCGCTTTCCGATGGTAATTTTTGGTTTGACGGAGGTGATTTTATGTCTGCTGGTGGTGAATTTCTGTTGGTGGTGAATTTCTGTTGGTCGCCGAAGTTGGTGGTGTCCGGAAATGGTGGTTGCTGGAGGTCATGATGGTTGATGAGTGGTTGAATTAGATAGAAGATgatgaaatattaaaatattaaatattaaatcaATGGTGAGAAATGATTATGATGAATTGAAATGAGTGGATATGATTAATTTTTGTATCTCACAATAGTGTGGTTTTCATTGGAGCATGACCCTAACTGAACATATATCGAACATGTAATTAATTATAAGAATCTTATCTATCACTCGTACTCAATAATACTGTACTTATTGGAATCACGTAAGGTGTATAAACAATTAGTCTATATGAACATACACTAACATTAACAAGGACACCTAATAGTAAATTAAAAACATAATATCAAaaacataatacacaaagatgaTGAGTTCAAGAAACTAGTAAAACAAGGTATCATGTTATAGCTCTGCGTATTTCGGTTTATATCGAACATCACCCAGCCTCTTGTTTTCATATATCTGTTTTATCATTGTAACAGATGGAGAAAACGTTAATATTAAATTGGTTTGTACCAAGTTAGATATAAAAGTGTCTATTTTAATCTCAAAATCCATGTTTGTTCTTCGAAATGCATAAAAAAGCTGTATCAATCGCAGAGAAATCAAATCAAAACAAGCATATTAGGACGATAAAATTACCCTGTTTGTACATTATATACAAGAATTATTAGCAAGATTGTGTGTGGATCAGTATGTAATGTTAGTGATCGGTAATATCATTGAGGACCACATTATCATTTATCACTGAATCATGCTATAAAAGCCTTAAGACATTCACCAAGTAAGACACTATAACTAAGCCAACTGCCTCTAATATTTTCTTAAGTACACTAAAATATATTGGATGTTATTAGGCATGTCAACACCTTTGAGTTACAAGGTGAAAAGGAGGTCTCCGGAGTTGATAACTCCGGAAAAGCCTACTCCTCGCGAGTACAAACTTCTATCAGATATCGATGATCAACAGAGTCTTCGATTCCAGCTCCCCATGATACAATTTTATACGAGAAACGAGTTGATGATGAGAAAGAATGTTGATCCGGTGAATGTGATTAGGGTGGCATTAGCTAAAACACTTGTGTTTTATTATCCATTTGCTGGTAGATTACGAGAAGGAGCTAGTCGAAAACTTATGGTTGAGTGTACTGGCGAAGGAGTTATGTTTGTTGAGGCTGATGCGGATGTTAGAATTGAGCAGTTTGGCAGTCCGGTTATGCCTCCGTTTCCTTGTTCTGATGAGCTGCTTTTTGATGTTCCCGGTTCTAGTGGGATTCTTGATTGTCCTCTAATACTCATGCAGGTAAGCGTTTGATTAACTTAAAATTTACTAAAAACTATAGTTAATGTGGTTTTGTGGTTAGAGATAAAGTAATCATTACAGAGGTAGTATATTAAGTGAAGGGACAAGCATGAACATTaccttaatattatttttttataagtaAGTTAATGTGAATTGATTTTTACATTTCTCTGCATTGCACGGGTTAATAGCTAGTAACATTAAGAGACTATTAACTCATTTTATGATGGCCAAACAAGCTATGAATGCTCAATGCCTGTTTAGTAAATTTGAGCAGCCAAAAAGTGTCGTAGTTCACTTTTTATAGTGGAGAGAGAAAGATAGCGATTTTATTAATTATAAGGAATATATGATAGGAGTATAAGGAAAATATGATAGGAGCAAAAGAAGGCTCTTTATATAATTCCTCTGTTTTCTTTTATATATCGTTTGACTTTCTTGTAcacaattttaaattttttatcggatagataaaataatatttttgaaattttatttttttaaattaaatttttagttatatatttttatccaaaaaaaaattaaaaattattattctaaCTATACAGTCAAAGCACTTAAAAGTGTGTGCACAAAAATCAAACGTAATATAATaaaaaaacagagggagtataAAGAGTGGTGAGAGCTCGAGGGTGATTTAAGGAGGTGCTAAGACTGATGTAAGAATGTATTAAGAACAATTGAAGAGAACATACGGGGAAGAAAAAAAGTCTCTACTTGGTTAAAAATAAATTTCTCGCTAGTTTCTAGTTTCTACTGCGGAAAATAAAGAAAAAGGTGAAAATAGGGAGGTGACATATCTTCTTTTTAATTAACAATTTGTGTGGATGTAAGCAGGTGAGTCGTTTCAAATGCGGAGGATTCGCTCTTGGTTTGCGGATGAACCACACAATGTGTGATGTGGCAGGAATCGTACAATTCATGACTGCTTTAAGCGAGATAGCTAGAGGTGCATATGCCCCGTCTATGCCACCAGTATGGCATAGAGAGCTACTCGATGCCAGAGATTCTCTTCGAGTCACCTATGCACACCGCGAATATGATGAGGAGATTAGTAACGAGAGCACAATGATTCCGCCAAACCTTGAACATCGTTACTTTTTCTTTGGCCCTAATGAAATTCGTGTACTGCGACAATTTCTTCCATATAATCTCACTAATTGTTCAACATTTGAAGTTCTCACTGCTAGTCTCTGGCGATGTCGCACTCTTGCCCTTCAAGTTGATCCAGAGGAGGATGTGCGCGTAATTTGTCTTGTCAATGCACGTGCAGCATTTGATCCTCCTCTGCCAAACGGTTACTATGGAAACACATTCGCTTTTCCGGTAGCCATCACAAAAGCTAAGAACATAACATCTCATAACTCAATTGAACTTGCAGTAAAACTTATCAAAAAAGCCAAGACAGATGTTACGGAAGAGTACATGAGGTCAGTAGCAGATCTAATGGTTATAAAAAATCGACCTCATTTTATGATGCATAATACATTTGTAGTGTCGAATGTGACACGAACTGGATTTGGAGACGTGGATTTAGGCTGGGGTAAAGCTGTTTACACCGGCCTTCTCCCGGGAATGGCGAGTTTTTACGTACCTTTTAAGAACAAGAAGGGTGAAAATGGAATCCTGGTGCCTATATGCTTGCCGAGTTTTGTCATGAAAAGATTTGTGAGAGAAGTTGATAGCATGTtacaaaatgattttaaattggTTGCAGAAGACAGTTTGCCTTATATTAAGTCCGCTCTTTAAGTAATCTAGCGTTTATGTATTGCTCAACATTGTTATGTTTAGCAGCGTCTTGTTATGCAGCCTAGAAATGGTGCTAATCGATAATCTTAAACTCGAGCAGTACACCATATTAATTGGGACATGCTTTTAAGAGTATGACCAAACAAAATTAAATTTAGTCTATTTCAGAGTGAACCCCAATATCAGAAACAATATGATGACACTTTATAGTATGAATCCGTAAATTTTACACAATTTATGATCAGAAGCGGAATGAGCTCTAGTGTCACTTTAAAAGTAACTTAAAATGGAAGCAAATTTGAAGTTGGCACAGTTCTATTTACGGTACGCAAGTGGGCTAAATCCCAACTTAGAAGCTGCAAAATCAATCTCCAACAAGTTCTCCTCAACTTATTGCCCTTCCATCACTATCGAAGTTCTAGAATTTAGTCCTCCATCCACAAATCCTAAACACACAACATTTTTGTTTACCTGAACCATCGAGTTTCCACCATATATCCTCCAGTAAATGTCCTTGCTCTGTAACActagatcaattgttggcacagCTGGACCAGgtattgttggacaaacttagtattttagactaagttgtgaatcattttgagactctatatgagtgagacatattatgtgttagtggtgtgtatttattggaacgtattctcctcttcgaggggattccaacgcatatttacacgctcaaattgagtaaaaggtgaatgagaactgatgttcccaagttttaccttttaatatgaaaagtggttttgtaccacatcgagagtagtacaaacctattccttagtttttcttataaataccatgtaccacatcgaaaagaaaataAAGTCCTTTCAAACCTCTCCTTATAaataaatagagtcttagggcaccagttttattaagtcgaggaaataagagtcatctctttcattctcggtctctttagtcttaaatttttccaatattccggtgatagttctcggtctcagttcaagttcgctgagagtatattcgatctatcgattatactagtatctcgttttatcctgggaagcaggtcgctaaacacggatggtgcggggcgaaatactttaaggagacagttttctggactcgagattaaatacaatctctgtttgttttcttaaacccttctcctaatttaattgttaattctcatatgcttatgtgatttaagaattaccAATGTTCTTGTGAAATggttatatattcaatatatttatataataatgtctttatcgtacaagattgataacaatcttaaagcagttttcttcaattttcatactttcttATGAGTAGATGcaaaaatcaatttgattgtttaaattggatttatttatgggtatatgagtgaccattatttgcctcattaattaaattaaattaattgcgttaatttctttgatcacttgttgccatgtgcttgaaattaatataaatttaattttaagtggtgctttgtttaagcataacaggtacgaggcaaaagtaagcacaaagttgttggataattggtttcttataaggctattgatgctttaatggttattgatttatgatcaacttataatcaagtggacatatttggtgacatctctctcgggttgatcattataaattggtagattaaacccaaatttataatttgtccatgttttcgctattaatggatagcttattatgttttgtttaATTAACATGGTGATTGATAATATATATGAGCTAGAGTTTCTTAATTCTGAATTGGTTTCGGAATTATTAGTATTCTGATACAAGAATCGTATATGTTATAGTTTACATACGTGTTTGCAAGTTCATAAAATGATAttgctatgcaattaaatgatatggctacataaatgtgacccttcatgatggaacttgattatttggtgattaattttAATCATTGTTGAGTGATAATAAGAcatcaattattattgtttaatctttaataatggagTTGTATCACAAACTTGTAATACTGGATAAATAGAGGCCTTACCGCGTATCTATTTAATTGGAGAAAATAGATTACAAGCATAGGTTGGTGACAATAAACGTGATGCAAAGTATGTAGTTCTAAACATCTTATTTTAATAGATTTATATGTTAACAAAATGCTTTTAGTTTATATGGAGGCTTTGGAAAGCTATTAAAGGAGGCATAAGTTGCTTTATTATGTAACGTGTCTCGTTAGTTAACATTAGTTTGACTGGAAAAATTTGTTCTAGTATTTTCACTTGTGCTGCACTTGATAGAATGCAGTAATATGTTTGTTGTTAAACAATGTGACGAGTTGTGCAGCTGAAGTGAACCAGATTTATAATTGCTCAGGATTCTCCACATTAAAAACCTAATGGGCCTAGAGTACATGTTATGGGGGCACATAAATTACATTTTTCTGGTTGGATTTTTCCTCCAGTTAAATAGTAATTTCACGTGTTGGTGTCGGTCTGCTGCGGCAGtgacacacgagcctattatagtgatccatGTGATACTTAATACGACGAATAttaatatcagtatttatgctgaacttcggagagaattcgaaaagttgttaaccctaacgcatcagttgatcaaggatcactgaacgtgggtttattgaagatttatgttcttccttgggtcttttctggttgtaccagtaggtgagccagaaatgtaggttcgtgtgaaccatgtaaatattttagagaaattcggtaattgaatttttaatgataagaaccacgggaagttctttaaacatgatattaaaatcttataggttttaatgaatgacgtaaaacctgctcagatgagaggtagtgacacgatacgtgtttactgtctggtttgatagtaaaacatttgtcactcgtactcgtagtcgagtcaatatt
This genomic interval from Apium graveolens cultivar Ventura chromosome 8, ASM990537v1, whole genome shotgun sequence contains the following:
- the LOC141680384 gene encoding benzyl alcohol O-benzoyltransferase-like, with the protein product MAANNIAPFIPNKTNFLAFLDANQAPETFKSFVKFLSETYFVGALTANPVLYWDVLGTIMHENQDYQAILLTYNEEVEKLNEKIVNDAEQDGNVDAWLSKDFVLEMDQVLARFRDEYVTILGSNAKTLTPQDVYETVTEVYKAQFKAFHVFDKALELKMIGHEEKIRKLVKEKMNEIIPSQVKITSKFKHFADQMARLDLTSVEIDVKNLRQSFIALHEVVQQHIINSNDIKIKLDQLHQTRYEPSTLLMDGIKQAVEATFGSSRSTISQPPISTSTNLHIQSLQQQISTLHSSNDQLTAQVHALTTLYTKIYWMLLGMSTPLSYKVKRRSPELITPEKPTPREYKLLSDIDDQQSLRFQLPMIQFYTRNELMMRKNVDPVNVIRVALAKTLVFYYPFAGRLREGASRKLMVECTGEGVMFVEADADVRIEQFGSPVMPPFPCSDELLFDVPGSSGILDCPLILMQVSRFKCGGFALGLRMNHTMCDVAGIVQFMTALSEIARGAYAPSMPPVWHRELLDARDSLRVTYAHREYDEEISNESTMIPPNLEHRYFFFGPNEIRVLRQFLPYNLTNCSTFEVLTASLWRCRTLALQVDPEEDVRVICLVNARAAFDPPLPNGYYGNTFAFPVAITKAKNITSHNSIELAVKLIKKAKTDVTEEYMRSVADLMVIKNRPHFMMHNTFVVSNVTRTGFGDVDLGWGKAVYTGLLPGMASFYVPFKNKKGENGILVPICLPSFVMKRFVREVDSMLQNDFKLVAEDSLPYIKSAL